CTTCCAACCATTGGAAGCCGTCTGAAGCTTGAGATCTCAACCATTCCGATCTACAACCACCATTCACTTCCACGGTTCATCCATTAGCAATGCAGCTTTCATTCAACTCTGATGTGTCACGGGTTTTACGACGATTCTTTGCTGGAGGAACtcatcaagtggtattcagagccttGGTTTCGTGATTCACGCTCCAGCTAGGTCCACTTTTCTTCATTTCACACTGTCAACATTTTCTTGCGTGTTTCTAGCGTATTCGTTTATTGTTCCATTGCTTTTTGATTCCAGTCAATCTCATCTACTCATTACGTGTTTTGTTTCTATCCAGCTTTATTGTTTTcaacttttcattcattttattcgGTCATTTCTTGTGCtattgagtcttttaatttaagATCTGATACTATCATGTTTGGTCATGTGTTGATTCATTGCTTGTCAAAAATCTGAGTAAAAATGGTTTTGGCACAAACTTAATGAATCTGAACTGAAAAAGTGTGGATAAATCTGTTTTGCtctaatttgaatttcaatagATGCGCATTCAATGAGCAATGAACCATGAGCTCAGTGTAATCTGAAATTAATCACCAAAACAGTACCAGTAAACCACTGAttcagaattttaatttttctttgatctGTTGCATGAACTAGATCTAATCTCTGATGGATTTTAAGCACTGTTGTACTACAATAGTGTAACAAGCATACCAAATGAACATTGTTTTGTCTAACACAAACCAAAATATGGATGCTAAACACTGCAGAAGTCCATAAATTCAGTGCTTAGCAGGTTGCCGTACTGCATTATCTTTACTGTagtctgatttttttttctgttttgctgTTTTTGAATCTGTCCAGCATCAAATCTTCACTGGACCTCTTACTTTTACCTTCTTAGAGTCTTATTCAATTTTGTTGGCTATCTAGAATTGATAAAAGCTGTTGTCAATTCAATTTGATTCATAAGTTGAAATTTGGTTGGTGAAGTGGCTTAAATTTTGATGTTAAGAGCAACTCACatggtgaaaaattgaattttgtgtttCTAGCCTTTGCTAACAGatcaaacaagtcatttttaGCACAACAAAGTTGCTCGAATGGTAAAATTGAAGGTCTAAACTGGTTTGTGAAATTTGGCCATTCAACACCAacaattttcaatgttttttttgttcTGATATAGTTACAGACATGTATAATTCGGTGTTGTTATCTTGTTGCATCATCATTCATCTTCATATagtagcaaaagcttggttcaattgaatttaaaaagcAGTGCATATTTCgaatggaataaaaaaaaattgcacagTAAAAAGCTGTTTGAACCAGTACTAAATACGAAACACAAGTCTGATGCACCAAGTTTCCAGCAGTTCACTTAGGCATTTTCTCAAACACTTTTGCCTATTTTACATTTGAGTTGGATTATTTGTCTCTGCAACTTatctttgtttcttgcttttcaaATCTACTCTAGAACATTTCCTAACATCCTTTTGAGTGCTACCCTTCTTTGAAAACCtcttaattgatttcttttaaatgattgaaaatctgcacatcaactgtttgttGTAAATCTTATGGTGTGCCAGTTAGACTTTACTGCATCAGTCATATGCACAGAATTTTGTTTGCAAGTTGTTATTGATTTTTTGGTGGACTTTGCAAGTGTTATTGTGGTTGCAGATTGGTTTCATATGGTTTCTCATTGTAGGTAGCATCTTAGAAAGAGGATAGGTGAGGGAAAAGCTTAGCATGAAAGTGGCTGGGTGCAACAGCATTTTCCAGTCTCGGTGCTGCAGCAAAATGACTTGTTGTTACTCTGCATAACTTGTTGTGACAACAAACATTTCAGCTCCATTTCACTCAGAAATTTCCAGCTTCAATTACTCTGCAACTGTGAGATTTGTGGCTGCACTTGATGCCTGCAATTTCCTTTGAGAGAGGCCAAAGTTGTAATTGCCATTTCCCCTTCCATTGTTACTTTTCTTTGCTGTAATTTGtgtatttctttgttttccatTCTTGTAATCCAGCTATCTACAGTAAGTGCAGGGGAAGAGCTCACAAGTGTTCTCCTCTCATTTGCTAAACTAGACTTAAAGTCTCATCACCTAAAAtctggtagacggtgagtgtgtcttagatccaaNNNNNNNNNNNNNNNNNNNNNNNNNNNNNNNNNNNNNNNNNNNNNNNNNNNNNNNNNNNNNNNNNNNNNNNNNNNNNNNNNNNNNNNNNNNNNNNNNNNNNNNNNNNNNNNNNNNNNNNNNNNNNNNNNNNNNNNNNNNNNNNNNNNNNNNNNNNNNNNNNNNNNNNNNNNNNNNNNNNNNNNNNNNNNNNNNNNNNNNNNNNNNNNNNNNNNNNNNNNNNNNNNNNNNNNNNNNNNNNNNNNNNNNNNNNNNNNNNNNNNNNNNNNNNNNNNNNNNNNNNNNNNNNNNNNNNNNNNNNNNNNNNNNNNNNNNNNNNNNNNNNNNNNNNNNNNNNNNNNNNNNNNNNNNNNNNNNNNNNNNNNNNNNNNNNNNNNNNNNNNNNNNNNNNNNNNNNNNNNNNNNNNNNNNNNNNNNNNNNNNNNNNNNNNNNNNNNNNNNNNNNNNNNNNNNNNNNNNNNNNNNNNNNNNNNNNNNNNNNNNNNNNNNNNNNNNNNNNNNNNNNNNNNNNNNNNNNNNNNNNNNNNNNNNNNNNNNNNNNNNNNNNNNNNNNNNNNNNNNNNNNNNNNNNNNNNNNNNNNNNNNNNNNNNNNNNNNNNNNNNNNNNNNNNNNNNNNNNNNNNNNNNNNNNNNNNNNNNNNNNNNNNNNNNNNNNNNNNNNNNNNNNNNNNNNNNNNNNNNNNNNNNNNNNNNNNNNNNNNNNNNNNNNNNNNNNNNNNNNNNNNNNNNNNNNNNNNNNNNNNNNNNNNNNNNNNNNNNNNNNNNNNNNNNNNNNNNNNNNNNNNNNNNNNNNNNNNNNNNNNNNNNNNNNNNNNNNNNNNNNNNNNNNNNNNNNNNNNNNNNNNNNNNNNNNNNNNNNNNNNNNNNNNNNNNNNNNNNNNNNNNNNNNNNNNNNNNNNNNNNNNNNNNNNNNNNNNNNNNNNNNNNNNNNNNNNNNNNNNNNNNNNNNNNNNNNNNNNNNNNNNNNNNNNNNNNNNNNNNNNNNNNNNNNNNNNNNNNNNNNNNNNNNNNNNNNNNNNNNNNNNNNNNNNNNNNNNNNNNNNNNNNNNNNNNNNNNNNNNNNNNNNNNNNNNNNNNNNNNNNNNNNNNNNNNNNNNNNNNNNNNNNNNNNNNNNNNNNNNNNNNNNNNNNNNNNNNNNNNNNNNNNNNNNNNNNNNNNNNNNNNNNNNNNNNNNNNNNNNNNNNNNNNNNNNNNNNNNNNNNNNNNNNNNNNNNNNNNNNNNNNNNNNNNNNNNNNNNNNNNNNNNNNNNNNNNNNNNNNNNNNNNNNNNNNNNNNNNNNNNNNNNNNNNNNNNNNNNNNNNNNNNNNNNNNNNNNNNNNNNNNNNNNNNNNNNNNNNNNNNNNNNNNNNNNNNNNNNNNNNNNNNNNNNNNNNNNNNNNNNNNNNNNNNNNNNNNNNNNNNNNNNNNNNNNNNNNNNNNNNNNNNNNNNNNNNNNNNNNNNNNNNNNNNNNNNNNNNNNNNNNNNNNNNNNNNNNNNNNNNNNNNNNNNNNNNNNNNNNNNNNNNNNNNNNNNNNNNNNNNNNNNNNNNNNNNNNNNNNNNNNNNNNNNNNNNNNNNNNNNNNNNNNNNNNACAAGATGTAAGATTCAAGACAAAtattgttctctcattgttgatagtggttcttgttgcaattgttgtagCACAAAGCTGGTTGAAAAGCTAAATCTTGAAGTTATACCTCATCCaaaaccttacaaacttcattggataaatgaagatggggatatAACTGTCAAGAATCTAGCTAAATTGGCAATTTCCATTGGGAACTTTCAAGATGAAGTAATTTGTGATATAGTTCCCATGGAAGCTTGTCATGTGTTGttgggaagaccatggcaatttgatcatgAAACTATTCATCATGGTCTTACCAACACCATAACTGTGCACAAAGGAGATAAGAAAtttgtgcttcatcctttgacACCTACTCAAGTTGCaaaggatcaagcacaaatgaaggCAACTAGGGaccaagaaaaagaacaaaagagaaaacaaggTCCCAAGAACAAGAAAGAGTTAGTCTCTAGGGCTAAACAAGAAGAGTGGGGGTCTAGTGTTCCCTCCCACAAGGTTACTCAACATGAagtccttttaaataaaaagactttgataaatacacttcaagttgagcaaccttcCTATCTTCTCCTTTGTCAAGGAACACTCACATGTACATCTAGTGAGTCTAAGACTTCTACTCTATCTCTTTCAATCCAAAATcttttgaaggaatttgatgaCCTATTTCCCAAAGATATTCCTATTGGGCTTCCACCTTTAAGGGGaataaaacatcaaattgaCTTTATGCCAGGGGCaactcttcctaataggcctgcTTATAGGACCAATccccaagaaacaaaagagattgaGTCACAAGTCCAAGATTTACTAGACAAGGGTTGGGTTCAAAAGAGCTTAAGCCCATGTGTTGTACCTGTCTTGTTGGTACCCAAAAAGGATGGCAATTGGCagatgtgttgtgattgtacggctatcaacaacatcacaataaaatatagacATCCCATCCCTAGActtgatgatatgttggatgaattacatggggctcaaatcttttcaaaaatagatCTTAAAAGTGCATATCACCAAATAAGAATCAAAGAGGGTGATGAGTGAAAAACTGCTTTTAAGACTAAGTTTGGATTATATGAATGGTTAGTAATGCCTTTTGTTCTTACTAATGCCccaagtacattcatgagacttatgaatcatatcttaagggattgcattgggaggtttgtagttgtttattttgatgacataTTGGTATATAGTCAAGATTTGCAAATTCATGAACAACATTTGAgagttgttttaacaattcttagaaccaataaattgtttgcaaatcttgacaaatgcaccttttgtgttgatagtgtcATCTTTCTTAGGTTTGTGGTTACTAAAGATGGGGTTCATGTGGATCTTGAGAAAATCAAGGCCATTCAAGATTGGCCACCCccaaagaatgtaggagaagttaggagttttcatggattggcaagtttttatagaagatttgtgcctaacttctctagtcttgcttcacctctcaatgagttggtgaaaaaggatgttaTATTCCATTGGGGGGAAAAACATCAAAAAGCTTTTGAGCTACTCAAAGAGAAGCTCACTCAAGCACCCATTCTAGCTTTACtcaatttttctaaaacttttgagttagaatgtgatgcttctggATTTGGCATAGATGCTGTATTATTACAAGAAGGACACCCCATTgcatattttagtgaaaaacttcatgGTGCCTCTTGTAATTACCCCACCTATGACAAAGAACTCTATGCTCTTGTGAGGGCTCttcaaacttgggaacattaTCTTGTTTCTAAAGAATTTATCATTCATAGTGATCATGAGTAACTcaaatatttgaagagtcaacacaaGTTGCAAAAGAGACATGCTAAGTGGTTGGAATTCATTGAACAATTctcttatgttatcaaatacaagaaaggcAAGTCTAATGTAGTGGCGGATGCTTTGTCAAGAAGGAATGTTTTACTAGCCACTCTAGGAGCTCAAATTCTTCGGTTTGATAACATAAAAGCATTGTATGCTCAAGATAGTGAGTTTTCCACATTGTATGAGGAATGTTTACAAAAACCACAAGGAGGATTCTATGTGAAAGAGGGATATctttttaaagaaggaaaaCTTTGTATACCCCAAGGTTCACATAGGAAACTCCTTGTCAAAGAGATGCATGAGGGAGGATTGATGGGCCATTTTGGGGTAGATAAAACCTTAAGCATCCTAAAAGAGAAATTCTTTTGGCCCCACATGAGAAGAGATGTCCAAAGGCATTGttttaagtgcattacatgtttaGCATCCAAATCTAGAGCAATGCCTCATGGTCTTTATACTCCCTTGCCAATTGCTTCAACTCTTTGGGAAGATATTAGCATGGATTTTGTCTTTGGACTACCAAAAACTTGTGGTGGTGGATCGTTTTAGTAAAATGGCACATTTTATACCATGCCACAAGGTAGATGATGCAAGCAATGTGGCTAGGttattctttagagatgtggttCGCCTTCATGGATTACCTCGAGTCATTATTTCGGATAGAGATTCAaaatttcttagtcacttttggagaACCTTATGGTCTCAATTAGGAactaagctttctttttctactacttgccatcctcaagcagatggtcaaactgaagtagtaaatagatctcTATCTACTTTGTTGAGAGTAGTCCTTAAAGGAAACCATAAATCTTGGGATGAGTACCTTCCACATGTGGAGTTTGCTTACAATAGGGTAGTTCATAGAACTACTAAAATctctccttttgaggttgtaTATGGTTTTAATCCTCTCACTCCTATGGATTTGATTCCCTTACCTTCTTCAAATGAATTTGTTCATCAAGAGGGAATTTCTAAgtccaaatttattaaaacttttcatGAGAGGATTAGCAatcaaatacaacaacaaaatgagagATATGCTAAGTACAACAATAAGGGTAAAAGGGAAGTCATTTTCAATGAAGGTGACTTAGTTTGGCTTCATCTTAGAAAGGATAGATTTCCTATTCAAAGGAAGTCCAAATTAAGTCCTAGAGGAGATGGTCCTTTTAAAATCCTTAAGAAGGTCAACAACAATGCTTACCAATTAAACCTTCCATCGGAATATGGTGTCCATTCTACCTTTAATGTTTCTGACCTTCGTCCTTTTACAGGTTTTGATATAGATGATGATctggatttgaggacaaatcctctTCAAGGGGGAGGAGATGATGACTTAGGTCATGGACCCATTACTAGAAGCATGGCAAGGAAGCTTCAACAAGAGTTGCAAGACATACAACTGGACAGGTTCTCTTTCTTCACTTTGCATGGAATATAAAGATCCAAGACAAAGGGGCAGGATTGTCAACTTGATATCCAACATTGCTGGCGCACCCCTCTCTTTTTAATAAGTAGCACCATAGCTCATTTTTTTTCAGATATAACACATTTAGCTCGTGCTACACATGTTTTTCTTCTAGAATTCATTCACGTTTTTAGCATTGCTTGTATACGTGGCATTAGATCCACAAAATACGGAAGTCATCCTTTCCGCACATGCCTTATGAATTTACTATAAATTCATGGCATCATCTTGTAAATCACTTTGGATCTTATGAGAAATTTTCTCTTCATTACTGAATTCTTATCAGCCGAGAGACTCTGGCCAAAGTCAcctttctctaatcttttctCCACCTCCAAGCTTTCTTCCAACCATTGGAAGCCGTCTGAAGCTTGAGATCTCAACCATTCCGATCTACAACCACCATTCACTTCCACGGTTCATCCATTAGCAATGCAGCTTTCATTCAACTCTGATGTGTCACGGTTTTTACACTGATTCTTTGCTGGAGGAACTCATCAACCAGCACCATCCCTAACACCACCACGAccgccaccacaaccaccaccacaaccatcGTCGCCACCACCTTCGTCAACACCACCGCTATCACCACCACCGTCGCTACCATTATCGTCACCACCACCGCtgtcaccaccaccaccttcacCATCCTCGTCACTATCGTCGCCACCGTCACTGCCACCACCACGACCAcaaccaccgccaccaccacaattaccacaacaaccaccgccaccaccacaattacaacaacaaccaccgccacaaccaccaccaccactgccaCCGCCACCCCCACTGCCACCACAAAAACCACCACCAACGCCGCCGTCGCCGACACCACCACTACAAACATTGCCACCGtcaccgccaccaccactgctacaaccaccaccgccaccatcACCGTCGCCATCATCGCTGCCACCGCCGTCACCGCAACCATCACTATCGCCACTgccaccgccgccgccaccGCCGCCGCCCCCAAAACCACAATCACCACCAGCCCcgtcaccaccaccacaaccaccactaACACCACATCCACtaacaccaccaccatcaccaccaccagcacctccaccaccacaaccaccgccaccgccaccaccaccaccgcgaccgcaccacctccaccaccaccaacaccacAACCACTACCACTAACACCCCaactgttaccaataaggagtattggtaaatcctgaagaattgttttgatgatagtgcaagaagtgttatttgaagagaacattagaattatttaaaaaagcaacttgtagaaattgggtgtagtaggaaaatcttaaaccttgtatttttcactggaataatcgattatggataagctataatcgattatcacttgcattttgtactagaataatcgattatcatgaagcaataatcgattatcacaagtcatacttgaataatcgattatcacttNCTTGAGATCTCAACCATTCCGATCTACAACCACCATTCACTTCCACGGTTCATCCATTAGCAATGCAGCTTTCATTCAACTCTGATGTGTCACGGTTTTTACACTGATTCTTTGCTGGAGGAACTCATCAACCAGCACCATCCCTAACACCACCACGAccgccaccacaaccaccaccacaaccatcGTCGCCACCACCTTCGTCAACACCACCGCTATCACCACCACCGTCGCTACCATTATCGTCACCACCACCGCtgtcaccaccaccaccttcacCATCCTCGTCACTATCGTCGCCACCGTCACTGCCACCACCACGACCAcaaccaccgccaccaccacaattaccacaacaaccaccgccaccaccacaattacaacaacaaccaccgccacaaccaccaccaccactgccaCCGCCACCCCCACTGCCACCACAAAAACCACCACCAACGCCGCCGTCGCCGACACCACCACTACAAACATTGCCACCGtcaccgccaccaccactgctacaaccaccaccgccaccatcACCGTCGCCATCATCGCTGCCACCGCCGTCACCGCAACCATCACTATCGCCACTgccaccgccgccgccaccGCCGCCGCCCCCAAAACCACAATCACCACCAGCCCcgtcaccaccaccacaaccaccactaACACCACATCCACtaacaccaccaccatcaccaccaccagcacctccaccaccacaaccaccgccaccgccaccaccaccaccgcgaccgcaccacctccaccaccaccaacaccacAACCACTACCACTAACACCCCaactgttaccaataaggagtattggtaaatcctgaagaattgttttgatgatagtgcaagaagtgttatttgaagagaacattagaattatttaaaaaagcaacttgtagaaattgggtgtagtaggaaaatcttaaaccttgtatttttcactggaataatcgattatggataagctataatcgattatcacttgcattttgtactagaataatcgattatcatgaagcaataatcgattatcacaagtcatacttgaataatcgattatcactttttgaaaaccctgtaaTGGActtcaataatcgattatcacttagaataatcgattattcatggcagttgggacctgacctttggcattcagtgaaattggctatatatttggcttctgtAATTTTCAGAGgtaacgtttttgaactgagaagcttaatagaacactttttgtcagaggaaagttctcagaagctttgttcaaagttcccttgcttggtctcgtgaaaggagaggctcgcgtatcaagtgtcgatagtcggagcagactctcttcgagttagcaaggtactctgcctggtctcgtgaacaggagaagctcacgaatcgttggtcgattgccggagcatttctcttcgagttggcagagtggtcttcttccagttcgctcgtcgaaggaaggtttatttatttgctttttaattcactataattgtaatctgagaaacatctttttagtggaactgttaaccactgtttatagtgattaaggactggacgtagattcttctgaatcgaaccagtataaaaattacttgtgtgatttttctactccctgcacttgttACTTTTTCCTGCACTCAAACTGttcgattaattttctgaaagaaaattgttttgcaaaaaaggaccaacttccttttaaaagtgaccgaacacactttccgcttactctaagttttattcagttgcgtcatactctatctcagaacgataccgattgttccaacaattggtatcagagcttgctttgatagtttttcaaaaatatttgcaAAATTGGCCGGTCATAAacaaaaccttgtatatgctgagggtgcttcaattaacagacctccactttttactggtgataactatgccttctagaaagttagaatggaaatttttatggggtctgttgatagaggcatctgggaagctgtataaaatggtccttatattcctaagagcacagttgatggtgtagaggtagaaaaaccatattttaattggactactgaagaaaatagacgagcttagtttgatattaaagctcgcaatataatttcatctgttgttgtacttgatgagttttatagaatttcagtgtgtaagacagcacaggaaatgtgggaagtcctcaaagtcactcatgaaggaacagaggacaTGAAACGcacaaggaagaacactctcattcaggaatatgagatgttcagaatgcaacctagAGAAACAATCtctgatgttcaaaagcgtttcactcatattgtgcaccacttaacagggttgggtaagacttttgatactgatgaactaaatgtgaaaattttaaaatcattagacaggtcttggcaaccaaagg
This genomic window from Vigna radiata var. radiata cultivar VC1973A unplaced genomic scaffold, Vradiata_ver6 scaffold_411, whole genome shotgun sequence contains:
- the LOC106755460 gene encoding ctenidin-3-like codes for the protein MVVVLVDVVLVVVVVVVTGLVVIVVLGAAAVAAAVAVAIVMVAVTAVAAMMATVMVAVVVVAVVVAVTVAIDGGDDSDEDGEGGGGDSGGGDDNGSDGGGDSGGVDEGGGDDGCGGGCGGGRGGVRDGAG